One Pedococcus aerophilus DNA window includes the following coding sequences:
- a CDS encoding acyl-CoA dehydrogenase family protein, protein MPRNLYGPDHEAFRSSVREFIDRNLKPRAEQMLEVKSVDRDIWKEAGKQGLFGLDIPEEFGGMGADDYRFNAIAAEEIAGFNFAVSSCFGIHSDVCPPYIVDLGTQEQKERWLPGMANGDLIAAIAMTEPSGGSDLAALKTTAVKADDGSGDWILNGSKTFITNGYQADLVIVAARTDPSKGAKGISLLMVEAGMEGFSRGRKLDKVGQEEADTSELFFENVRVPDANRLGEEGLGFISMMQRLPQERIGAAVANTAHAFQIFRETVEYTKERKAFGQAIGSFQHNKFKMAELQTKLEVTQAYIDDCIAAHADGTLTAVDAAKAKWWSAQVQNDVLDECVQLYGGYGFMNEYRVARAWRDARVSKIWAGSNEIMKELIGRDLGL, encoded by the coding sequence ATGCCCCGCAACCTCTACGGCCCGGACCACGAGGCCTTCCGCAGCTCGGTCCGCGAGTTCATCGACCGCAACCTCAAGCCGCGTGCCGAGCAGATGCTCGAGGTGAAGTCGGTCGACCGCGACATCTGGAAGGAAGCGGGCAAGCAGGGGCTGTTCGGCCTCGACATCCCCGAGGAGTTCGGCGGCATGGGTGCCGACGACTACCGGTTCAACGCCATCGCCGCAGAGGAGATCGCGGGCTTCAACTTCGCCGTGTCGTCGTGCTTCGGCATCCACTCCGACGTCTGCCCGCCCTACATCGTCGACCTGGGCACGCAGGAGCAGAAGGAGCGCTGGCTGCCCGGCATGGCCAACGGTGACCTCATCGCCGCCATCGCGATGACCGAGCCGTCCGGCGGCTCCGACCTCGCCGCCCTGAAGACCACCGCGGTCAAGGCCGACGACGGCTCCGGCGACTGGATCCTCAATGGTTCCAAGACCTTCATCACCAACGGCTACCAGGCCGACCTCGTCATCGTGGCCGCGCGCACGGACCCTTCCAAGGGCGCCAAGGGCATCAGCCTCCTCATGGTCGAGGCCGGGATGGAGGGCTTCAGCCGCGGCCGCAAGCTCGACAAGGTCGGGCAGGAGGAGGCCGACACCTCCGAGCTGTTCTTCGAGAACGTCCGTGTCCCCGACGCAAACCGCCTCGGTGAGGAGGGCCTGGGCTTCATCTCGATGATGCAGCGCCTGCCCCAGGAGCGGATCGGCGCCGCCGTGGCCAACACCGCCCACGCGTTCCAGATCTTCCGCGAGACCGTGGAGTACACGAAGGAGCGCAAGGCGTTCGGGCAGGCCATCGGGTCGTTCCAGCACAACAAGTTCAAGATGGCCGAGCTGCAGACCAAGCTCGAGGTCACCCAGGCCTACATCGACGACTGCATCGCGGCGCACGCCGACGGCACCCTGACGGCGGTCGACGCCGCCAAGGCCAAGTGGTGGTCGGCGCAGGTCCAGAACGACGTCCTCGACGAGTGCGTCCAGCTCTACGGCGGCTACGGCTTCATGAACGAGTACCGCGTGGCCCGCGCGTGGCGCGACGCCCGGGTCTCGAAGATCTGGGCCGGGTCCAACGAGATCATGAAGGAGCTCATCGGCCGCGACCTCGGCCTCTGA
- a CDS encoding SDR family oxidoreductase, with product MGSHLTHDNAVAIVTGASRGIGLGIAEKLVAEGARVVITARKPEALAEAVEHLGGPSKALGIAGNAADEAHQDEVVAAARETFGGLDYLVNNTGINPVYGPILDAPLDVARKIMEVNVLSAFSWTQKAIAAGLGSEANPGAVVNVASIAGLGATGSIGWYAVSKAALIHLTVELAYQLGPALRVNAVAPAVVKTKFAEALYEGREEKVAAAYPMKRLGLPEDIAGAVSFLLSKDAAWVTGQTLVVDGGVTLGGNL from the coding sequence ATGGGATCGCACCTGACGCACGACAACGCCGTCGCCATCGTCACGGGCGCCTCTCGCGGGATCGGCCTCGGCATCGCTGAGAAGCTGGTCGCCGAGGGCGCCCGCGTCGTCATCACCGCTCGCAAGCCCGAGGCCCTGGCCGAGGCGGTCGAGCACCTCGGCGGACCCTCCAAGGCCCTTGGCATCGCCGGGAACGCCGCCGACGAGGCGCACCAGGACGAGGTCGTCGCCGCGGCCCGCGAGACGTTCGGCGGCCTCGACTACCTCGTCAACAACACGGGGATCAACCCCGTCTACGGCCCGATCCTCGACGCCCCCCTCGACGTGGCGCGCAAGATCATGGAGGTCAACGTCCTGTCGGCGTTCTCCTGGACGCAGAAGGCGATCGCCGCCGGGCTCGGCAGCGAGGCCAACCCCGGTGCGGTGGTCAACGTCGCGTCCATCGCCGGACTCGGGGCGACCGGTTCGATCGGTTGGTATGCCGTCAGCAAGGCCGCCCTGATCCACCTCACCGTGGAGCTGGCCTACCAGCTCGGACCCGCGCTGCGCGTCAACGCCGTGGCTCCCGCGGTCGTCAAGACGAAGTTCGCCGAGGCGCTCTACGAGGGGCGTGAGGAGAAGGTCGCCGCGGCCTATCCCATGAAGCGACTGGGCCTGCCCGAGGACATCGCCGGGGCCGTGTCGTTCCTGTTGTCCAAGGACGCGGCGTGGGTGACCGGCCAGACGCTCGTCGTCGACGGTGGCGTCACCCTCGGCGGCAACCTGTGA
- a CDS encoding SDR family oxidoreductase encodes MTPDLAGRGVVVTGAGRGIGEAYAKAFAAAGARVVVNDLDADAVTAVATSLGDDVFAVPGDASSEEGVAALVASARDHLGEIDVYCANAGVARGGTEAVAERAWDVSWNVNVMAHVRAAKLLVPEWVERGSGTFVATVSAAGLLSIPGAAPYAVTKHAAYAFAEWLSMTYGDKGVRVHAVCPQGVRTDMLRNSGTSGRALMEADAVDPDDVARDLFLAMEQERFLVLPHPEVAQMYAHRASDPDRWLTGMRRLAGGLPGSVLGAD; translated from the coding sequence GTGACCCCGGACCTCGCCGGTCGCGGGGTCGTCGTCACCGGTGCCGGCCGGGGCATCGGCGAGGCGTACGCCAAGGCGTTCGCGGCAGCCGGCGCCCGCGTGGTGGTCAACGACCTCGACGCAGACGCGGTCACCGCGGTCGCGACGTCGTTGGGGGACGACGTGTTCGCCGTTCCGGGCGACGCGTCGAGCGAGGAGGGGGTTGCTGCGCTCGTCGCCTCCGCCCGGGACCACCTCGGCGAGATCGACGTGTACTGCGCCAACGCCGGTGTCGCGCGTGGCGGCACCGAGGCGGTGGCCGAGAGGGCCTGGGACGTCTCGTGGAACGTCAACGTCATGGCCCACGTGCGCGCCGCCAAGCTGCTCGTCCCGGAGTGGGTCGAGCGGGGGAGCGGCACCTTCGTGGCCACGGTGTCGGCCGCAGGGCTGCTCTCGATCCCCGGCGCCGCGCCCTACGCCGTGACGAAGCACGCGGCATACGCCTTCGCGGAGTGGCTGTCGATGACTTACGGCGACAAGGGAGTTCGCGTCCACGCCGTGTGCCCCCAAGGAGTGCGCACCGACATGCTGCGGAACTCCGGCACCTCCGGACGGGCCCTGATGGAGGCCGACGCCGTCGACCCCGACGACGTTGCACGAGACCTCTTCCTCGCCATGGAGCAGGAGCGTTTCCTCGTCCTGCCGCACCCCGAGGTGGCGCAGATGTACGCCCACCGCGCGTCCGACCCCGACCGCTGGTTGACCGGGATGCGGCGGCTCGCCGGCGGCCTCCCGGGCAGCGTCCTCGGCGCGGACTGA
- a CDS encoding NADPH:quinone oxidoreductase family protein — MRAWQVTELGEPSDVLSLGDVEAPQVPAGHVRVKVLATALNFPDVLMARGHYQVRPELPFVPGVEVCGEVLEVGSGVGGVTTDAHVAVGDRVVGTTAMPHGGLAEQCLLPVGGTFAAPSALDDAEASCLTIGYQTAYVGLVRRAALRRGETVVVHAAAGGVGTAAVQVGKALGARVVAVVGGGAKADVARAAGADVVVDRTDGDLVTSLKEAVGRSGADVVFDPVGGPSYDASTKVVAFEGRIVVVGFTSGTIPAPALGHALVKNYSILGLHWGLYLQRDPAVARQAHEALSAWAAEGLVKPVVSQRVPFADAPAALTRLGAGETTGRLVVTEP, encoded by the coding sequence GTGCGCGCATGGCAGGTCACCGAGCTCGGCGAGCCGTCAGACGTCCTGTCCCTCGGGGACGTCGAGGCACCCCAGGTCCCGGCCGGGCACGTCCGGGTGAAGGTGCTCGCCACGGCGCTCAACTTCCCCGACGTGCTTATGGCGCGCGGGCACTACCAGGTGCGGCCGGAGCTGCCGTTCGTCCCCGGGGTGGAGGTCTGCGGCGAGGTGCTCGAGGTCGGGTCGGGCGTCGGTGGTGTCACGACCGACGCGCACGTGGCGGTCGGCGACCGGGTGGTCGGCACCACCGCCATGCCGCACGGTGGGCTGGCCGAGCAGTGCCTGCTGCCGGTGGGTGGGACCTTCGCCGCACCATCGGCCCTCGACGACGCCGAGGCGAGCTGCCTGACGATCGGCTACCAGACGGCATACGTCGGGCTGGTCCGCCGGGCGGCCCTGCGGCGAGGTGAGACGGTGGTCGTCCACGCCGCCGCGGGAGGGGTCGGCACCGCTGCGGTGCAGGTCGGCAAGGCGCTCGGCGCCCGTGTGGTGGCCGTGGTCGGTGGCGGGGCGAAGGCCGACGTCGCCCGAGCCGCCGGAGCGGACGTCGTCGTCGACCGCACCGACGGTGACCTCGTCACCTCGCTGAAGGAGGCCGTGGGGCGCTCCGGCGCCGACGTCGTCTTCGACCCCGTGGGCGGTCCGTCGTACGACGCCTCGACCAAGGTGGTCGCGTTCGAGGGACGCATCGTCGTCGTGGGCTTCACCAGCGGCACGATCCCGGCCCCGGCCCTCGGCCACGCCCTCGTGAAGAACTACTCGATCCTCGGGCTGCACTGGGGGCTGTACCTCCAGCGCGACCCGGCCGTCGCGCGCCAGGCGCACGAGGCCCTGTCAGCGTGGGCCGCAGAAGGTCTCGTGAAGCCTGTTGTGTCGCAACGGGTGCCGTTTGCCGACGCGCCGGCTGCCCTGACGCGCCTCGGTGCCGGGGAGACCACGGGGCGCCTGGTTGTCACCGAACCGTGA